From a single Bombus huntii isolate Logan2020A unplaced genomic scaffold, iyBomHunt1.1 ctg00000069.1, whole genome shotgun sequence genomic region:
- the LOC126876307 gene encoding uncharacterized protein LOC126876307, with protein MAQAESISTLRRRRGVLARRLATIRRELDEYEASGKANRIFLASCRSSFDELWRRILEVQEELGVVDEGEDARVDSLSQEHRELDMRFRELFEQISATTPSTTTRGETCRKPEPTTVPEVRVPQFDGALENWTYFYDTFTSIVDLNEGLTNVQKFQHLRSSITGRAAQSIQSLELTEANYSIALDTLKDKFNCPLQICMRHWNLMRNYPEIKRETPEALEDLLETISVNLKALEHLKEPVTSNIAMIELIASKLPASSLRKWQRTLPRQKVPSYQHLIDFLKTRANGTQFLSKEKESKGSTHKHRSQRTTIPHGRTLATTSRTVVCPTCNGHHEIRHCKIFKAKSATKRFQIVKKASLCINCLGTGHSPTQCTSAQIKVLNKQAQPIRARALLDTGSSMNFMTDRLANSLGIRQRRCAIQIGALDNLSTTAKRYTTATITSTDGEYKKTLRFLVIPAISILVPSEPIDPSSLGLPRNIHLADPQFHCPAPIDVLLSTGSTFASLCIGQVNLAQPGEPELRLQKTRFGWVIGGSPTSQTAINTFHATTTALQEDLARFWEIDEGQATTHLSESERLCEEHFRNHVRRTKEGRYIVALPFNEKLSSLGSSKATAMSRLASLHRRFQRDKQYETAYSAVIQEYLDLGHMTKINTDHATDHGYYLPHHGVTKESSDTTKLRVVFDGSASSTTGVSLNDALHTGPKLQEDLRNILLRFRSFQYVLTGDIEKMYRQFLLRPEDRPYQKILWRADNGEIETYRLNTVTFGLSAAPYLAIRCLKQLAEDEGPRFPRAAQILRRDFYVDDALTGADTKDEALSIRNDLTRLLKLAGLNIRKWASNDRDLLRGLPEEHTKQKLHLGESSTLKTLGVFWDSADDTILYSVKTNSDTSRITKRSISSVIAQIYDPLGLLAPVIVRAKMILQQVWTLKVDWDESLPSDVHTAWIKYHTQLPLLNAVRFPRKTILESATKIELHGFCDASERAYGACVYVRTTDRKNNIWTRLLTARSKVAPLKSLSIPRLELSGTLILTSLISSIQQALTTKISRIVYWTDSTIVLHWIRSSPHTLKTFVANRVAEIQTKTNISDWRHVPTDDNPADLISRGQTPKEFLCPSIWKNGPRWLLQSESYWPVWSPIPVVDLPEQKKTICLRTSVNDNTLLHRYSSWPRLIRIVARCLRWRHKQHRTAHLTTDELTAAHNRLIKILQSQHFAPEIRILQKNRSEDVGGKLQPLNPFLDEDGLLRVGGRLTNSAIPFSQKHPIILPKSPVTELIIEQEHRNNHHTGTQATLYAMRLRY; from the exons ATGGCCCAAGCTGAATCAATCAGCACGTTACGGCGGAGACGAGGCGTCCTAGCCCGTCGACTTGCAACCATAAGGCGCGAACTCGATGAGTACGAAGCGTCTGGGAAGGCAAACAGAATCTTCCTAGCATCTTGCCGCAGCTCGTTCGATGAGCTTTGGAGGAGGATACTCGAGGTTCAAGAAGAGTTAGGTGTGGTAGATGAGGGGGAAGATGCGCGGGTAGATTCGTTATCGCAAGAGCATCGGGAGCTTGACATGCGGTTCCGAGAGCTCTTTGAGCAAATATCAGCAACAACCCCGTCGACTACAACAAGAGGTGAGACGTGCCGGAAACCAGAGCCGACCACCGTTCCAGAGGTCCGCGTGCCCCAATTCGACGGTGCCCTCGAGAATTGGACCTATTTCTACGACACGTTCACATCCATAGTGGACCTTAACGAAGGTTTGACGAATGTCCAAAAGTTCCAGCATCTACGCTCATCTATAACTGGACGGGCCGCACAGAGTATCCAGTCATTAGAACTCACAGAGGCCAACTATTCCATCGCGCTTGATACACTGAAGGACAAGTTCAATTGCCCCCTCCAAATCTGCATGCGCCATTGGAATCTGATGCGTAATTATCCGGAAATCAAAAGGGAAACTCCAGAGGCCCTAGAGGATTTGTTGGAAACCATCAGCGTAAATCTAAAGGCGCTCGAACATCTAAAGGAGCCCGTCACTTCAAACATAGCGATGATCGAATTGATCGCGTCGAAGTTGCCCGCGTCCAGCCTGCGTAAATGGCAACGCACACTGCCCCGCCAAAAGGTGCCATCCTATCAGCATCTGATAGACTTTCTCAAAACACGGGCGAACGGGACTCAATTCCTCTCTAAAGAGAAGGAATCAAAAGGGTCAACACACAAACACCGCAGTCAGCGAACAACCATACCGCATGGGCGAACCCTTGCTACAACCAGCAGAACGGTGGTGTGTCCGACCTGCAACGGACATCACGAGATCAGACACTGCAAAATATTCAAGGCCAAATCAGCGACCAAACGTTTTCAAATCGTGAAGAAGGCATCGTTGTGCATAAATTGCCTAGGCACAGGACATTCGCCGACACAGTGTACATCGG CACAGATCAAGGTTTTGAACAAACAGGCACAACCAATCCGAGCCCGAGCCTTACTCGACACTGGGTCGAGCATGAACTTCATGACCGACAGGCTCGCGAACTCCCTCGGTATAAGGCAAAGGAGATGTGCGATCCAGATCGGAGCCCTCGACAATTTGAGCACCACGGCAAAACGTTACACCACGGCCACTATCACGTCGACGGACGGCGAGTACAAGAAGACATTGAGATTTCTTGTTATCCCGGCCATATCGATCCTCGTACCAAGCGAGCCCATCGATCCCTCGAGTCTGGGATTACCCAGAAATATTCATCTAGCCGATCCACAATTCCATTGCCCAGCCCCGATCGATGTTTTACTTAGTACCGGATCAACATTCGCGTCGCTGTGCATCGGGCAGGTCAATCTGGCACAACCAGGCGAACCTGAACTACGTCTACAAAAAACACGCTTCGGCTGGGTAATCGGGGGGAGTCCCACGTCCCAAACCGCGATAAATACGTTCCACGCAACCACAACGGCTCTGCAAGAGGACCTCGCACGGTTTTGGGAGATCGACGAGGGACAGGCCACTACTCATCTTTCGGAATCGGAACGACTATGTGAAGAACATTTCCGAAACCATGTCCGACGAACCAAGGAAGGCAGATACATCGTTGCATTACCGTTCAACGAAAAGCTTTCCTCACTAGGGTCATCGAAGGCCACTGCAATGAGCAGGCTCGCCTCTCTTCATCGCCGATTCCAACGCGACAAACAATATGAAACCGCGTATAGTGCTGTGAttcaagaatatttagacTTGGGTCACATGACAAAGATCAAcacggatcacgccaccgacCACGGATATTATTTACCACATCACGGCGTGACCAAGGAATCGAGCGACACCACCAAGCTACGGGTTGTGTTCGACGGCTCAGCTTCAAGTACCACGGGAGTGTCTCTAAACGACGCCCTTCATACGGGTCCGAAATTACAAGAAGACCTGAGGAACATCCTATTGAGATTCCGGTCATTTCAATATGTCCTTaccggcgacatcgagaagaTGTACCGCCAATTCCTCCTACGTCCAGAAGATCGTCCCTACCAAAAGATTCTGTGGCGTGCCGACAACGGAGAGATCGAAACTTACCGACTCAACACCGTAACGTTCGGTCTATCCGCAGCCCCGTATCTGGCCATCCGATGTCTCAAACAGTTGGCAGAGGACGAGGGACCTCGATTTCCGAGAGCAGCGCAGATCCTACGGCGAGACTTCTATGTCGACGATGCGTTGACCGGAGCCGATACGAAGGACGAAGCCCTATCAATCAGGAATGATCTCACGAGATTACTTAAGCTAGCCGGTCTAAATATCCGCAAATGGGCCTCAAACGATCGGGATCTGCTGAGAGGGCTACCTGAGGAACACACCAAGCAGAAATTACATCTCGGTGAGTCATCCACGTTAAAAACACTCGGCGTCTTTTGGGATTCAGCCGACGATACCATACTATATTCGGTCAAGACGAACAGTGACACTTCCCGAATCACAAAGCGATCAATCAGCTCAGTCATCGCACAAATATATGATCCACTAGGATTGCTCGCGCCGGTAATCGTTCGAgcaaaaatgattttgcaaCAAGTCTGGACATTGAAGGTAGATTGGGACGAATCCCTTCCGTCAGACGTACACACAGCATGGATCAAATACCACACCCAATTGCCGTTGTTAAATGCGGTAAGGTTCCCTCGGAAGACCATCCTAGAATCCGCAACGAAAATTGAGCTCCACGGATTCTGTGACGCTAGCGAAAGGGCATATGGGGCGTGCGTCTACGTGCGGACGACTGACCGAAAGAACAATATTTGGACTCGACTCCTCACGGCGCGGTCGAAGGTAGCGCCGCTCAAATCGCTCTCCATACCACGTCTCGAATTAAGTGGGACACTTATTTTGACGTCCTTGATTTCGTCAATACAACAGGCCCTGACGACCAAGATATCGCGGATAGTCTACTGGACTGACTCCACCATCGTACTCCATTGGATCAGGTCTTCGCCGCACACCTTGAAAACATTTGTGGCGAATCGAGTCGCTGAGATACAGACCAAGACCAATATCTCCGACTGGCGTCATGTGCCTACCGACGATAATCCAGCGGATCTCATCTCCCGAGGCCAGACGCCCAAGGAATTCCTATGTCCGTCCATTTGGAAAAACGGGCCAAGGTGGCTCCTGCAAAGCGAAAGCTATTGGCCGGTTTGGAGCCCGATACCGGTAGTCGACCTCCCGGAGCAAAAGAAGACGATCTGTCTGAGGACGAGTGTTAACGACAACACTCTCCTCCATCGCTACTCGTCTTGGCCAAGACTAATAAGAATCGTCGCCCGGTGTCTTCGATGGAGACATAAGCAACACCGAACTGCCCATCTCACCACAGACGAACTGACCGCAGCGCACAACAGGCtaataaaaatcttacaaTCCCAGCATTTCGCGCCTGAAATTCGGATCCTCCAAAAAAATCGAAGCGAGGACGTTGGAGGGAAACTACAGCCATTAAACCCCTTCCTCGACGAAGATGGGCTACTCCGGGTAGGAGGGCGACTAACCAACTCCGCCATACCCTTCAGCCAAAAACACCCGATCATCCTACCGAAATCCCCGGTGACAGAGCTAATTATAGAACAAGAGCACCGGAACAATCATCACACAGGGACCCAAGCTACCCTATACGCGATGAGACTGCGCTATTGA
- the LOC126876308 gene encoding uncharacterized protein LOC126876308, which yields MGDLPEARITESRPFRNVGIDYCGPFYIKERRDRNRRKIKTYAAIFVCLATKAVHIELVSDLTTDAFLAALRRFISRRGYCATILTDNGTNFVGANRELQELRTLLQSDDHQDRVQNFLADRQIQWRFNPPNSPHFGGLWEAAVKSFKRHLIRVVGTELLTFEHLNTLVIEIEAILNSRPLTPISSDPKDPPVLTPGHFLIGDTLTSLRERDFRTVPSGRLSSWQRIHQIKQHFWSRWYREYLNELTRRSKWDKGKHNIHEGTVVILREDNVPSMQWPLGRVIKVHPGADGIIRTATVQTATSILDRGVKRLVPLPIHPDPDEAERPHGAKEVTNDTPDSTARI from the coding sequence ATGGGTGATTTGCCAGAGGCGCGTATTACCGAATCGCGGCCGTTCAGGAACGTCGGAATCGACTACTGCGGCCCATTCTACATCAAGGAGAGGAGGGACCGCAACCGACGTAAAATCAAGACGTACGCCGCCATATTCGTTTGTCTGGCGACAAAGGCGGTCCACATAGAGTTAGTCAGCGACCTAACCACCGACGCCTTCTTGGCCGCGCTACGCCGTTTCATCTCGCGGCGAGGATACTGCGCAACGATCCTCACCGACAACGGCACCAATTTCGTCGGGGCTAATCGGGAGCTGCAAGAACTCCGGACCCTATTGCAGTCCGACGACCACCAGGATAGGGTACAGAATTTTCTCGCCGACCGACAAATACAATGGCGTTTTAATCCTCCGAACTCACCACATTTTGGCGGGTTATGGGAAGCCGCAGTTAAATCGTTCAAACGCCATCTCATCCGCGTGGTCGGCACGGAGCTCCTGACCTTTGAACACCTCAACACCCTTGTGATCGAAATTGAGGCCATTCTCAATTCACGCCCACTGACTCCCATCTCATCCGATCCGAAAGATCCCCCTGTCCTCACTCCCGGTCATTTTCTAATCGGTGATACCCTAACCAGTTTACGGGAGCGTGATTTCAGGACAGTTCCATCAGGACGGCTATCCAGTTGGCAGCGCATTCACCAGATTAAGCAGCACTTCTGGAGCCGATGGTATCGAGAATACCTAAACGAGTTAACCCGCCGCAGCAAATGGGACAAGGGCAAACACAACATTCATGAAGGCACCGTAGTAATCCTCAGGGAGGACAACGTGCCCTCTATGCAGTGGCCTTTGGGCCGCGTAATCAAGGTCCATCCAGGAGCCGACGGAATCATCCGGACCGCTACCGTGCAGACGGCAACAAGCATCCTGGACCGCGGCGTCAAAAGACTGGTCCCCTTACCCATCCACCCAGATCCAGACGAGGCCGAACGCCCACACGGAGCGAAGGAGGTCACCAACGACACACCAGACTCCACAGCCAGAATTTGA